A window from Parambassis ranga chromosome 13, fParRan2.1, whole genome shotgun sequence encodes these proteins:
- the p2ry6 gene encoding P2Y purinoceptor 3, whose amino-acid sequence MSPQLSFWNMKMPDSFDSHAAESLISKTFSLEPYTAHSFSSTTSNISNISSGSTLSCTYKEDFKRFLLPAVYTFVFLLGLPLNAAVILKIWRKRPNLSKNNIYMLNLALADFLYVMSLPLLIYNYGSHDYWPFGEFACKLVRFQFYSNLHGSILFLTCISMQRYMGICHPLAMWHKQGGRRMAWCICGGVWVVVAVLCAPTFHFAAIGMQRNRTVCYDLSTPKRSMDYYPYGMALTCLGFLLPFMAVMVCYCRMAHILCRPVSYQGVSIATGEKRDKAVRMIIVVAAVFCISFVPFHLTKTMYLVVRTLHDAPCEMKNLFSIIYKSTRPFASMNSLLDPILFYFTQPRYRQSTRRFVLRVTTLRGRGTSV is encoded by the exons ATGTCCCCGCAGTTGTCGTTCTGG AATATGAAGATGCCAGATTCATTTGACTCCCACGCTGCAGAAAGTCTCATCTCCAAAACCTTCTCTTTGGAGccatacacagcacacagcttCAGCTCCACCACTAGTAACATcagcaacatcagcagtggGAGCACCCTCAGCTGCACCTACAAGGAGGACTTCAAGCGTTTTCTACTCCCTGCTGTGTACACCTTTGTCTTTTTGCTTGGCCTTCCTCTCAACGCTGCAGTCATACTGAAGATATGGAGAAAGAGGCCCAACCTGTCAAAGAACAACATATACATGCTGAACTTGGCCTTAGCAGACTTCCTGTATGTGATGTCGCTCCCATTGCTCATCTACAACTATGGCAGTCATGATTACTGGCCCTTTGGGGAGTTTGCGTGTAAGCTGGTCAGGTTTCAGTTTTACAG TAACCTTCATGGCAGCATCCTGTTCCTCACCTGCATCAGCATGCAGCGTTATATGGGCATTTGCCATCCACTCGCGATGTGGCACAAGCAGGGTGGTCGCAGGATGGCGTGGTGCATCTGTGGAGGGGTGTGGGTAGTGGTTGCTGTCCTGTGTGCACCAACCTTTCATTTCGCTGCGATAGGAATGCAGCGCAACCGCACTGTGTGCTATGATTTAAGCACACCAAAGCGCTCCATGGACTACTATCCTTATGGGATGGCTTTGACTTGCCTTGGCTTCCTGTTGCCTTTCATGGCTGTGATGGTCTGCTACTGCCGGATGGCCCACATCCTCTGTCGTCCTGTGTCCTACCAGGGGGTCTCCATAGCCACTGGGGAGAAGAGGGACAAGGCAGTGAGGATGATCATTGTCGTGGCGGCTGTGTTCTGCATAAGTTTCGTTCCGTTTCACCTCACAAAGACCATGTACTTGGTGGTGCGTACTCTGCATGATGCACCCTGTGAGATGAAAAACTTGTTTTCAATTATCTATAAGAGCACCCGGCCATTTGCCAGTATGAACAGCCTGCTAGACCCCATTCTGTTCTACTTCACCCAGCCACGCTACCGCCAGAGCACCAGGAGGTTTGTGCTCAGAGTCACCACACTCAGGGGCAGGGGCACCAGTGTGTGA